A genomic segment from Phragmites australis chromosome 6, lpPhrAust1.1, whole genome shotgun sequence encodes:
- the LOC133922974 gene encoding glutathione S-transferase T3-like, whose product MEYVGFLRGDSEDMYWADVTPLTQDSIFGSQIPAADVQSGEPTGDVAPGGGRGASYRIEEDLLLVGAWLQVSMDPVVGSNQTFGAFWQRVETFYHENKKFSSTRNRKSLQGRWTFINGMVQKFCGHYARAQRNRRSGTTEAEMVVEACTMFQAAEHKEFTLLPCWRELRDHPKWQVESSRKRQKVSAAGSPSSTPNVGSSAGFNGAEDVDATPSNAGERGKRPPGRTRSKEARGNSSSSSASGPMTDLFDRQLAMKDKIEKERAERFAELMDVERQRLRLEEERMKMELEKEQQRLRLEAERMQMEKEKEERHIMSMDLSQMDEDQQAYYKSLRQSIIAARRVTGGPSL is encoded by the exons ATGGAGTATGTCGGGTTCCTTCGTGGCGACAGCGAAGACATGTATTGGGCCGATGTTACGCCGCTAACCCAAGACAGCATATTCGGAAGCCAGATCCCAGCGGCGGATGTCCAGAGTGGGGAGCCTACTGGAGATGTCGCTCCTGGGGGTGGCCGTGGAGCCAGTTACAGGATTGAGGAGGACCTTCTACTGGTGGGGGCATGGCTGCAAGTGAGCATGGATCCCGTGGTAGGGAGCAATCAGACGTTCGGTGCTTTCTGGCAGCGGGTGGAGACTTTCTACCACGAGAACAAAAAATTCTCGTCCACCCGCAATCGGAAGTCACTTCAGGGGAGATGGACTTTCATCAATGGTATGGTGCAGAAGTTCTGCGGCCATTATGCTAGGGCGCAGCGCAACAGGAGGAGCGGAACAACCGAGGCGGAGATG GTCGTGGAGGCGTGCACGATGTTTCAAGCCGCTGAGCACAAGGAGTTCACCTTGCTGCCATGTTGGAGGGAGTTGAGGGATCATCCCAAGTGGCAGGTAGAAAGCTCGCGCAAAAGGCAGAAGGTCTCCGCCGCGGGAAGCCCCTCATCGACACCCAATGTAGGCTCATCTGCCGGCTTCAATGGAGCGGAGGATGTGGATGCAACTCCATCCAATGCCGGTGAACGTGGCAAACGGCCACCAGGTCGGACTCGGTCGAAGGAAGCCCGCGGTAATTCATCGTCGAGTTCAGCCTCTGGGCCCATGACGGACTTATTCGATCGGCAGTTGGCAATGAAAGACAAGATTGAAAAGGAAAGAGCTGAGAGGTTTGCAGAGTTGATGGATGTTGAGCGGCAAAGGCTAAGGCTCGAGGAAGAACGAATGAAAATGGAACTTGaaaaggagcagcagaggctAAGGCTCGAGGCGGAGCGTATGCAaatggagaaggaaaaggaggagagGCACATAATGAGCATGGACCTTTCTCAAATGGACGAGGACCAGCAGGCCTACTACAAGAGCCTCAGGCAGAGCATCATTGCCGCTAGGCGCGTCACCGGAGGCCCATCTTTGTGA
- the LOC133921761 gene encoding GDSL esterase/lipase LTL1-like, producing the protein MDAALAPLVSLLCLAAAPAASAARAFFVFGDSLVDNGNNNYLLTTARADAPPYGIDFPTHRATGRFSNGFNIPDIISEHIGAEPVLPYLSPELRGEKLLVGANFASAGVGILNDTGIQFVNIIRIGDQLQYFQEYQRTLRALIGEEQTTRLVNQALVLITLGGNDFVNNYYLVPMSVRSRQYALPDYVRFIVSEYRKVLARLYELGARRVIVTGTGPLGCVPAELALHSQNGECAAELTRAVNLFNPQLVDMVRGLNRAIGADVFVTANTYRMNFDYLSNPQNYGFTNVQVACCGQGPYNGLGLCTAASNVCDNRDVFAFWDAFHPTERANRIIVGQFMHGDTDYMHPMNLSTILAMDQEGL; encoded by the exons ATGGATGCTGCTCTCGCGCCTCTCGTCTCGCTCCTCTGCCTCGCGGCTGCCCCGGCGGCGTCCGCGGCGCGGGCCTTCTTCGTCTTCGGCGACTCCCTCGTCGACAATGGCAACAACAACTACCTGCTGACCACGGCACGCGCCGACGCCCCGCCCTACGGCATCGACTTCCCGACGCACCGCGCGACGGGCCGGTTCTCCAACGGGTTCAACATCCCCGACATCATCA GCGAGCACATCGGGGCTGAACCCGTGTTGCCCTACCTGAGCCCCGAGCTACGAGGGGAGAAGCTGCTCGTCGGCGCGAACTTCGCGTCGGCCGGCGTCGGAATCCTCAACGACACAGGAATACAATTC GTGAACATCATCCGGATCGGCGACCAGCTGCAGTACTTCCAAGAGTACCAGCGGACGCTGCGTGCTCTCATCGGCGAGGAGCAGACGACGCGGCTCGTGAACCAGGCCCTCGTTCTCATCACGCTGGGGGGCAACGACTTCGTGAACAACTACTACCTGGTGCCCATGTCCGTGCGATCGCGCCAGTACGCGCTCCCGGACTACGTCCGGTTCATCGTCTCGGAGTACAGGAAAGTCCTCGCG AGGCTGTACGAGCTGGGCGCGCGGCGCGTGATCGTGACGGGGACGGGGCCGCTCGGGTGCGTCCCCGCCGAGCTGGCGCTCCACAGCCAGAACGGCGAGTGCGCGGCCGAGCTGACGCGCGCCGTGAACCTCTTCAACCCGCAGCTGGTGGACATGGTGCGCGGCCTCAACCGCGCCATCGGCGCCGACGTCTTCGTCACCGCCAACACCTACCGCATGAACTTCGACTACCTCTCCAACCCGCAGAACTACG GGTTCACGAACGTGCAGGTGGCGTGCTGCGGGCAGGGGCCGTACAACGGGCTGGGGCTGTGCACGGCGGCGTCGAACGTGTGCGACAACCGGGACGTGTTCGCGTTCTGGGACGCGTTCCACCCCACGGAGAGGGCCAACCGCATCATCGTCGGCCAGTTCATGCACGGCGACACCGACTACATGCACCCAATGAACCTCAGCACTATCCTCGCCATGGACCAGGAGGGGCTCTAG
- the LOC133922975 gene encoding uncharacterized protein LOC133922975, with translation MLAYDAPADSLDECLRLGEATIIESMRRFVRAVVGVFGDQYLRAPNEEDTARLIATNERRGFPGMLGSIDCMHWRWKNCPTAWAGSYTGHVNSPTIILEAVVSQDLWIWHAFFGMPGSLNDINVLHRSHLLDNLAAGVGPQVHYSVNGHGYTMGYFLADGIYPEWATFVKPIPCPVGRKRQHFVVQQAALRKDVERAFGVLQSRFPIVRGATRLWDEETLHNIMTACIVMHNMIIEDERPDGDVEHVYEGAGVPVEPSHTPSATLEAFAQRYGMITSRQGHHQLREDLVEHLWQFHGVE, from the coding sequence ATGCTCGCGTACGATGCTCCCGCCGATTCTCTCGATGAGTGCCTCCGGCTAGGGGAGGCCACTATCATTGAGAGTATGAGGCGGTTTGTGCGAGCCGTCGTCGGGGTGTTTGGCGACCAGTACCTCCGCGCTCCGAACGAGGAGGACACCGCGCGCTTGATTGCTACAAACGAGCGAAgagggttccccgggatgctCGGAAGCATCGATTGTATGCactggaggtggaagaactgtcccACAGCGTGGGCCGGTTCCTACACGGGACATGTGAACTCTCCGACGATCATCCTAGAGGCAGTGGTGTCACAGGACCtgtggatttggcatgctttcTTCGGCATGCCTGGTTCGCTAAACGACATCAATGTTCTGCACCGCTCGCATCTCCTCGACAATCTTGCCGCTGGCGTGGGCCCCCAGGTACATTACTCCGTTAACGGTCACGGTTACACCATGGGGTACTTCCTGGCAGATGGTATCTATCCGGAATGGGCCACCTTCGTGAAGCCAATTCCTTGTCCAGTTGGGAGGAAGCGGCAGCACTTCGTCGTTCAGCAGGCGGCGTTACGGAAGGATGTCGAAAGGGCCTTCGGGGTCCTACAATCTCGGTTTCCCATAGTCAGGGGGGCAACGAGGCTATGGGACGAGGAAACACTTCACAACATCATGACCGCCTGCATTGTCATGCATAACATGATAATCGAAGATGAGAGACCTGATGGGGACGTCGAGCACGTGTACGAGGGTGCTGGTGTTCCTGTGGAGCCATCACACACCCCATCCGCGACACTAGAAGCATTTGCCCAAAGGTATGGGATGATAACTAGCAGGCAGGGGCATCACCAGCTCCGTGAGGATCTTGTCGAGCATCTGTGGCAGTTCCACGGAGTCGAGTAA